The region GCCCCCATTTCACTCAGGAGCTTATTTGGATTCTGATGCAATCCCAGAATTGGTTTGCAGGGGTGCAGAGGGCCAGGTCCGGAGCCTGTTGCCCTGGAATCTGTCTAGTGTTagaatatacccccccccccaaattctgcctGAGTCCCACCACTGAACAGAGCTTTATgtaatttaaatgtgtgtttcaaatacagtatttttgcATTTGGATGGTGTGTCTGAAGTGTTTTTAGATGCCTTGAAACTTTGGCTTTATTAGGCCTCATCCAGCCTCCAAGCACTGATTCAGGATGAGGAGGCATCCAGGCCCCTGGTCAGCCTCTCCTCACGCTTTCCTGCAGCTGctaggttgcagcatttgggactttttagtttagagaacaaGTGAGTGAAAAGAGATGTGATAGAAGTTGATAAAATTTTGCATGGCATGGAGCTGAATTTTGGGAAATTCAGgaaataaaaggaagtccttcacacagcacatacttaaactatggaacttgttccTCCAGGAAGCAGTGGTGGtctccaacttgggtggctttgtgCAACTTCATGTCCATTTGAAGGCTCCTaggcaggatggctctgctctgcctccacagtcgggcagcaatgtttctgaatcccagttggtggaaagcccaggaggggagagggtctgGTGCTCTGGCTCAGctcgctggtttcccacaggcatccagttggccattGGGAGAAGAGGCtactggactagaggggccattggcctgatctggcaggctacagtggtacctctacttacaaataactctacttacgaatttttctacttacgaatggagctccgtccgccatcttggatgcggtttagataggattttttctacttacaaatttttagatagggttgcttcgatttacacattttttctcccaatgcattcctatgggattcgacttacaaattttttcgacttacaaatgtgtgttcggaacgcattaaattcgtaagtagaggtaccactgtattctcctaTTCTTGTGTCAAATAGCACAGGAGATCACAAGAGAAGGGTGACAGCTGTGGGAAGACATCAATTCCTGGTGCGGTTTGAAGAAACAATGGTGTCCATCTCTTGTTGGTGTCCATCAAGGAAGGCGGCAAGATGTCCTGCTCCAGAGGACGCCTTTGCCAACCCTCTCTGGCCACTGTCTTCTGGCGGGAAGGGGCTCCGGGGGACCCCCGCCCGAGGGCTGCCCAGACCGTCGTGTCCAGCTGGGCCGGGCGGCGAGCAGCCAGCGGAAGGTCCCGGCCCGGCCAGACTCATCTGCCCTCTCGCCTCGGGCTCCGCAGCCCagaagcggcggcagcggcagcagcgggcaaCCGAGCGCCGCGCTCCCTCCGGCCGGGTCTCCGAGGGGGCAGGACTCCAAGTCCCGTCGTGCACCGCGGCGGGGGCGGGGCCTGCGCGGCCAAGGAGCGTGACTGCGACCTCCCCGGGAAGCGAAGAAGGGAgacgccgccgccaccgccgaaGGAGCCCCCGGAGCCCCCGGgccagggaggcaggcaggcaggcaggcagggagggggctcGGCGATCCCTCCCCCAGG is a window of Zootoca vivipara chromosome 12, rZooViv1.1, whole genome shotgun sequence DNA encoding:
- the LOC132592829 gene encoding uncharacterized protein LOC132592829, with product MVSISCWCPSRKAARCPAPEDAFANPLWPLSSGGKGLRGTPARGLPRPSCPAGPGGEQPAEGPGPARLICPLASGSAAQKRRQRQQRATERRAPSGRVSEGAGLQVPSCTAAGAGPARPRSVTATSPGSEEGRRRRHRRRSPRSPRAREAGRQAGREGARRSLPQVLQGHSDLFSRRRCKRMAEGVQMQREVMLENCKPVAPLDSASTKDLAACDLEEEEEGEQKQGEANGAMEEDMYVGEPPGEREAALTDPPAQDEPGKGASPNSSSPGSTLGLNVWGKREKPFLRSEPPTLWGPQPPPQVP